The genomic window ATATCGACGCATCGGCTTCGGATTTACTTTACGGGAGTCACATACGCGTACCAAACGAGTTCTACGACAATTTGGGTAAACTAGTTAATACCAAAGATTTTGCTAAGAAATTTCGAGATTGCATGAGAATGGTTCGGCCAAATCCAACAGCCCATCATATCAAGAGGAGGTTGTTCACTCATAAGCATTTAACAGACTGTACTCATGTTTTGTTAAGGACAGACGCAGTGCGCGAACCCCTTGAGCCACCTTATTCTGGGCCCTACGAGGTGGTGAAGCGTTCAACTGATCGTGTTTATGTTATCAAAATCGACGGAAAAGAGGTTGCAGTCTCAACGGAGCGCCTTAAGCCTGCATTTTTTATCGATGATTCGTATGCTACAAGAATTGTGAAGCCGCTTAGGACATATGAGCGCTCAAAAAGAGTAAAGTTCGCTCCCGGCCTGGTCACTGGAAGGGGGTAGATGTGGCGGCTCACACCGACATCTATCCGTGAAGTCACCAAATTGAcatgaaatatttatgtacacaGCTGATGCAATTTGTGGAttctattgtattgtattttatttgtattatatgTGTATGAATTTCTAGAATCTTCCTGAAATAATAAAAGAATTGTTCATTCTTGTTTGTAAATCCAAAcgtttaactcatacggcgaaaggctaagcagcgacatctatttttgaaaaagtaggtatattagaagccgcgttgccaacctaaaaagaagtaattaacaaattatctggctcacaaattgaacgtttcttctatctggatttatctggctcaaatcgttgttgttgcatttacattcaaaattatttatctggctcagatTCTTAGCCACCGGATTATGGCTAATGACTCCCTGGAGGAAATCGTTGCAAGGTTGCAAGCATTCTTTAACCACTGATTGGAAAAGCTATCTTACTacgtattttcttttttttttgctactgCTCCAGTCGTGGACATAAGCAGAGCATAGACCAGAGACGTAGCATAAAAAACTTATAGCATTTCTTAGGCTCTGCTATGagctacaaaaaaaatgtttgccatctGCTCTGTTGGGCATTGTTATGAAGGACTTTGTCAATGATTCCACAATGATAGCGCAAGCTTGCGTAATCGTCGTTTTCGTAAATTGATCAAATAACACTCAATTTCTGCTCGGTAAACTTTCACTCTTCGGAACGTATTCGGCATATGAGCTGGCGTATGCACTTCACGAAGTGTTTACCTCCACACTAGAATATACTGCATGCGGGCCTTATTCTATTATTGGGTGATTTACTGTTTTGAGACGGTATATTTGCTGTCCGCATTTCGTCTTAATCATGTTCGTTATCACTTTCGGCGCTGAAGATCGGAATTCGCCGCTATTGCTCCAGCTTACATGCCAGTCCCATCGCAGTAACCTTCAGCCTCTCTAGACTTCCTTGTATGCAGCAACCATTCATTCTTATATAGCGCGGAAGTCCTCTTAACTCTCTTCCCAGCTTGCCAAAATCCCATATTCTCCTGAGCGAAAGCACAGAGTGAGTGAGAAATTTGATTCCAAGTTAAGTCATTCATTCTGTCACTTTATTCGTTCTGTGGAAGACTTCTCTCAGAAAGCAGGTGCGGGAGCTTGGGGGAAAGGTCCATCAGCTGACTTATAAGATGTGCACATACATTACCCTGGAGCTATGGAAGCTATCAATTGCGAAGTTATATATTTCGAGATCAGAAGACAATCGGATAGCTTGATAGATATTTTTATGCTGTAGTATGAAAATAAAGTTGACTTAATTTCGGCCAGCGACGAAGTCAATTCGACTTTTTGCAGTGGAAGACTATCTTGCAGATGATGAAATATCCGGCTATGAACATCAAATTCTTCTTACCACCCCAGCCAGTGCTAAAGTCCGCGGGCAGATCTCATATGTAACTATTTTTCAAGCACTTATAGCAGGATTCCTTAGTTATATCGTCGAGGTGTGGAATCAGATGGGCAAAATGTTGAAGAACGTCCCTTTTTTTGGAGTGCTTCACCAAGGAGCTTTTTTCCTTAAATGGCCACTGTATTAGGTTCGATTCGGTTTATATCCTATCCCTTCCGTCATATTTCTTGTACAGTACTTTTGTCAGCCTTTAGGTTTTTTACTCTTTTCGTTGGGAGTGGTTTTTAACGTGACAGATCCAGACTCTATCCAGGAGGTTGAGCTTTGGCAAAAATGGTATTACCAGTCCACGAGACTCAAAAAAATCTGTCATGCTGTGAAAGCTTCAGGACGTagatcgacactgatgatggcacaacaccgaaaccgggttgtctcgaaaccaaattggacgaaaaatcgttccaatatacttcAGCGAAATAATAGAATAAGGCAGTGAGTttacaaaaatctaaaaaaaaaaattttttttgagttttcgTCATTTATTGGTGCATTTGAGAGTTGTAAAGGAAGTTGGGAGAATAACGGAGAGGGATACCTAAAGCTTCCCTTCTGATGTCCTTGATAGTCAGACATCAACGCCAGTTTGACCAATATGAATGCTGCCTATTGCAGGCCAAAGGAATTAAGTTTCTATCCAATGTCGAAGTAATATAGACCCCCCTTTACGCTAAAGGATTTTGAACTGGTCTTCTTTCTTGTCGTCAAGCAAGCGTCTCTCAATATCGTCGGAGTGATAGTAAAAGCGTTGTTAACACTGGGACTCGGAGTTATTTCAGTTGATTCTTTTCAATGTCTTCTGAATGACAGAACTGTATCACAATGTCGTATCCGCCTGTCCTGGGGTTGTTGTTGTAAATGTCGGGCTTCTAGTCTTCGAATATAGATAGGGTAGAGGCggaggcttcgacaggttaagagaaaatgatttttttagagaaactagaatgagaaatagataactcttttataattactgatgccatgtatgtttatgacacttcggatttgtggttaatattccacttgtttttttttttaagttataatcaaataaccaaaaacaaaaaatatgacgaaacctccctttttcagggaggcttcgtcagtcatcttggtggcttcgacattgggtgggaggtttcgacatttagcaaatatagcaatttaaccagcaaaataaaaaaaagatggtggaaaaaactctaaatacgatttttaattcatatttgatgttatttatttcaatactgtaacaaatttttcgaacaaaaacataagaaatgtaagcataaaataaagtataactgtACTTTTAACGAACGCTTTTCGCGCGTGAAGTTCTTGGTGGATGTTCAGGTGTGGGAATATACGTATTATATCCTgctttgaaaccaagtgtctgtctCTCTACAATCGGTTCATAGAAATATTGGGTTTTACTTTGACGTCTGAGGAATTTCGCGACGCACGTCGAATTTTTAACTTCCACGACtacaccagtgtaaaagaaatttgttttgtcagtgaatataaaaacaaaaacaaaaacgaatcgtcTAGCCAAGTCATGCGTCAATCCATGGTGAAGATCtgaacatttcttgaagtaaaccgttaattctttttcctgggcagctgtaagtacttgattggaagaaaacttcgGCTGAAAATCTTTTACAGTTCCCAGATTTGTTTGCTCTTTTGAAATTCGAGATATTAGTCCGCTTCAAGTTATATTTCCGAGCAGCGCTTGatggtgtttctttttttttttgttttatctcctcgatggctttttttcattttgtcttcgttgatgatcttttcagggaactttcttttgtagatatttggcatcttgatggctgtaaaatattacttgctAAATTGTCGGAGCCTCCCAAAACATATTGTCGAACCCTCCCTcgtgcacttatttcagatttttcgctccacaaaatacatcttagtgttattgaaaaagtctttaaaagcaataaatcttaattttattgcaatattaatgggcagAAAACTCATGCTATATATtctatattagggcgggtcgatttgaaaatcgctcattgctctgtgaaaatcgtattctagggatcaaaataagaaacgttgtcgaaggaaccatacctctaaaacgaattctgatgtcggccccccctttgggtcgaacttttgggtaggggcaatttcaattctacctgctgtgtcttgtggtggcttaaaaaaaacaacacaagcaattttacgatctgcaattgtgtcacagtgataccttcattttttaaaacggttgaataaaaacccacacaactatgtttatgacacgcaaatgcatcacagtgatgccttggttttaaaagggggttgtaaaaacgccaaTTTCtaatccttttttttaatttcttttctattactaagttaaattcattttttcatttacatatttacataaatttctaaagagaaaaataaactccaaaaagaaaaacataggcatttcaaagtgggacgacccaaaggggggggagcatcagaattcgttttagaggtatggttccttcggcaaagtttcttattttgatccctataatatgattttcacagagcaatgggcgatttttttgcctcccacaaatcgacccggcctattctatattgtacactttacacgcgaatacttaccagcaatttttacatcaacacttttcaaaaataaaaaatttcgactGCATACTATCGTCAttgaacaagcactgaatagatttcatgacagcgtcacactcaatttggttactATTTATTcgtggaataagaacaatggcaataataacggcggccaaatttgaaaaagtcgaagcctcccccatgtcgaagcctcccccttctacccTACACACAATCATCGTCATGGGGAAGTTTTTGTTCAATTCTCGATTTTACACAGCGTGACCTGAATGGAGGGACTTTTTAACTATCCTAGTTCTGCGGTGTCAACCCAAACAAAATGGAAATTACTATTTTGGATAAATTATTGAAGTTATACTGAACAAGACGCTGTCTTTGAAACGTAATGGGTCTCTTTGCGTCACTGGCAAGTAGTGGGCCTTCTCACTATGAATAGCTCACTATATATTTTGATGGATATCACTGAGTTAATCAGAGCCATACACAAATCAGTTATTTttgtttctaattttatttttagaattagttaacaatttttcaaacaaaattttatttattgacGAATACTTCGAGATTCCTCCTATTCAGATTCAGTTGACTTTTACAATACGGTGGCTTGGTTGTAACTGTGATCTGTTgaaagaaataatttaataaaataagctCATTGAAATAAGTCAAACCCCAGCTTCTTTTGTCGTGTGTGTATATCTTTATTACTCTTTGAAACTCTAAAAGGATTTACGCTGAACTTTGTCGGACATTCAAGTTACCGGGTCGGTGCTTTCAAAAGGCCAGCACAACTAAAGTCCTAAACTCTCGCTGGACTTCATAAATAACTCTAAACTCGACTGTAGGGTAGGGTAACAAATATATTAAATTCCATAAACCATATAGCCAGGCTCTTCTGTAAAAACCATATATGCCTGTTCACATGGTTATTCCTGGTAATTGGAAAGCAGACGATTGGTCAGCATAGGTAGGAAGAGCCACGGTCTTATAGCAAATGAGAAGGATGACGTTAGCCCCCCCCCCTCCCCATTTAACAAAGTCAACTGATGCTGCTTACGTCATCTATAATGTCGACATATGCATCTTCAACGGGTATATCGACAAATGAGTAAAGTTTTAATCTCTCTAACGGGTATCTTGGCTGTGTATAGATGATGCTATCTTTGAAATCATGTGACGTTAGAAGAGGAGACAACACACAACCCCAACCGGCTTCAGCTAGCACTCTCAGTACTACTTTTGCATAAAAGAATGTATGCGTCCGAGCTCTATGCATGGCGGCCCTGCCATGAGCTTGCCATCCTTTACAGTATTCAATAAGATACGCTTTCTCGTCCGTTCTTCTGACTTCAGTAATGCAGAAAAATTGCAGGCAATTGAGTATTTTGAGTGACTGATTCCACTCACTGTCCTCAGGGCTGTCATCCATGCTGAAGATCTACATCTATCACAGGGTTTGTGGATTACTTACATGCTTAGGTTTCCCTGTAATATGTTTTAAAATCTTTATGGTCTAAATAGTTTAAGATGTCCCTTATAGTCACTTAGCACAAGCTTAATATTAAAATAATCCCTTAATCATTTCTATGTCTTACAGATGGAGTGAGACAACTATACTTTTGAGAGATCATTCTATGCTGCTGATATCTTCCACATTTACGGAAAACTGCGTTAGTCCTATGTGGGAGCATTAAATCAAGTGCTTTACTCTTCAAAAGCTAGAAGGATTCTGCCGATCATAAGGAAGCCATCAAGTTGCGGAATTTTTGTGAACATGCTTGAGATTGACGTTATGGCTGAAAACTTGAAACACATATCTACGTACAATGGGACAGCAAGAATGCCGCATTCGCTATGCATATCTAGATCGCTGCATTCGTTTTGTTCTAGTTATGCATATGTGGGTTACGACCCTGCAACCCTGCAGCGAAAATCTTAGACAGTCACGCAAAGCACCAATTTCGCACTACAGATTTAATAACCATTTCCGAACTGGTGCTATTCAGATGCAGGGCGGTACAATTGACAGCCAAACTTGTACGAAAAGCACCCAATCAAGTCTGAGTAATCGATACCTCGATACTGTGCTTACGTACTCGATACGTACTGCACCTACTTTTTAGGTGGCAACCCTGCAGTGAAAATGGAAGacagtttcgcactacaggtttaatgactaccGCCCGAACTGGCGTTAAAGCGgattcattggtgccgtttgtcgtatcgctgtagtcgtatccctaacgtaaccctatacgatacattgttatcAATTAAtgctgccttaacctaaaaatcgtgaaaatttcataaaaatgaagaaaaagcaaaaaaatacaaacatattccacaaaaaataagtctcctagtcataacgtatccaaaaaaaatgaataaaatctacaaaaagttattaaattcaccaactcaaatatttttaggttatggatacggcgaaaaaccaaaacccaattggttggctacgatacggttacgaccttagcgttacgatacggcaccaataatcgattacattgattcccataacgttggtcgaatcagctgttataaggttaccaatACGGTTAcagataacgcaccaatgtctgcagctttaatcgGATGCAGGGCGTGACAGTTGGCGTCTATCTCAGAACCACCTACGACTGAACCAGCTCAGAACCTGCTCAAAAGGTCTGCAAAGGAGGACAACCGCTACTTCGTAGGACATTGCAATGTTAAAAGtttcagttgaaagcactgcgagcgGTCATAATTAGAACTAGCGCCGTCACTAAATGAGATCGTTCCGCACTAGCTCGGAACTTGTGCGATTCGCTGTACGGTACATTTGTAATGTATTTGGTATGTGAGCTTACAACAATAGAGTCGGCTGAAGTTGTTTTAGGAAGCCGTATATGGTGATACCCCAATCAGGCGTCGATATGCTACAACTACAGGCCTTGATATGGTCCACGTTTCGAGTTGTTATAAAGTCAGTCCAACTATTTCTACCCAACCTAAACCAATCTCGAATTACAGTAAAATGTATTGACACCAACAAAGCCTTACCTCGTTACTAGCAACGATTTCTTTTTCCGTGCAACCATTCTCCTCTTCCTTAAAGTCGTAATTAGTTCGCATATTGGCCGCATAAAGGCGAAATAAATTATCTCAGCAACTGATATGAAACTGAATCCCAAAAAAAGGCCCATAATACCACCTGTGTTAGCTTCAGAAAAATTGGCTTAATTCAAACAAAATCGCCAAACCGTTTATCTTAAATATCCATACTCACATAAAAATTCCGTAAATCCCACGTAGACATTCTTGACATTGCCATGAAATACCGATTCACGATAGTAGAAATGCAGCACTGCAACATGTTTATTAACATAATCCATTGACATATTTCGTAGTATACTAGGAGGTGTTAAATAATCAAATTGCCGTAATGGTGACATTGTAGCATCTGCTTTATATGACAAGTCGAAACAAGGAGGCAAACACCGATCCCAACAAACATCACCACCGCTAGTACCTTTCATCCACAAATCGTCGACCTTTTGAACGCATCGAACTTGTTGTACGCCGCATATTGTGGCATTTTCATAAATTAACGGTAAATTAAATGGTTGACATTTACATTGTTCATAGATAAATTTCACTTGACATTCACTCTCACAATTACGACGTGAATAGTGTGCATAAAATAGTAGATTCTCTTCGCCATTGAAGAGGCATTGCCGATCTTCGCGTGGCATTGTACGAAGATTTTCTGTTGCTTCGCTACTTACGACTTCAATTCGTACTCGGGTCTCGTAGCCGACGGGAAAAACGTATGCAGTTTCTTTGATAGAAGTTGATTCGATGGGTGAGTGTATACCAACCTTGAGTAATGGCAGAAAAAAGAGCATAtgtttatcattttttattttggaGGCTGACAGTCGCAAGAAACAGTATAGGCTCCAgacattgtaaaggtttacaagtaagaTATGTATGTATCTGCTATTCGTTCACAACTGCGCTCACCTGACCCTAATGcttattcttaatttttaatttatttattattacggctgtttaggccttaAACTTAAACTACTcaatacaattcattattaaaatCACTTAGTTCTATTaaatatgctgtcggaatgccatgtgattccgatcagcatatttactagcatgacaaacggacgagtctgggagtctgggagccactctttAAGGGAgtttggaaaggacgcgtttccaatcctccagtgctcccagcataaggcaacaaaattttgaacatatattttcatttatgacgctgtcggaatgcatgaagattccgaccagcacagctcaacatataatgtgAGGTTGAGAAGGACGTGTTTCTAATCCCCCTGTTCCAaattttgtttggccttattttattttattatgagtGGTACCTCAAAATGATGAGCAATGTTTATTGGaaggttggaaagaacgtgtttccaatcctgtcCCGAACCACGCTGAAAGGACATTGTGTCCCATCAACGCAGCAACTGTCGGTCTGAGACTGCGATTTCGAGGTTTCGTCCCAAATCCCTCGTTTTTTTACATGATTTGTTATGAATTTTCTGTCGGGCGCTCCATTTTCGGTTAATCAGTCGGCAGCTTAAAGCTTAGCTGGTTGTGCATTCTATCTCTTTATATAGTGCAGTAGTGTGTGTAGTAGCTGTAGTACAGTTTCTCGCGGATAACTCTTGAACGGATAGTAGAAAAACTTTACCTCCATTTTTGGATTCTTTATATTGATATAACTACGCGTCTTTACATACCCGATTCTAtgacttttgtaaaattttggatatatcATATGGCATATGCATTGTATTTTATACccaatttgtccaaaaaaatttgcCATAACAGCAACCTATATCTGCAATTATTACATCCCTGCCATCGggcagcaaccccggtaatttagACACTTCGCTTGGCACTTAACTCCACCATCACTTCATCTAAGGTCGTGAGCAGCTGCAAGAGGTCGCTTCAAGCCGCCGCTATTCGCAAACATAACCCTCACATGGGTACCTGGTCACAAGAACATCGAGGGCAACGAGAAGGCAGACGAACTTGCAAAGGCAGGGAGGCTGCGGAGACAGTGGTGATGCATCATCCACTTACATCAATTAAAAGAAACATACATAGCAGATTTGAGGAGTTAGCTGTCTCCAGCTGGTACTCCTCGGACACTTGCAGGATAACCAAGCAAGCCTGGCCGAATTACGACAGTAAAAAAACGGAGGGTCTACTAAATAGGTCAAGGAAAGAAATATTTATGACCACTGCCACAATAACGGGACACTGGCCGCATGGCCTGCGTGCTGAAAGAATGGGAATCCCTTTTAACAGCATTTGCAGGAGTTGCGGCGAGGAGGGCAGCAAATAAACACTTGTGTGAATGCCCAGCTGTAGCACACACAAGGTTTGTAAGTTTTGACATTTATGTAATGCCGAAACTTAAGGAAGTAGCTAAGTGCTCTGTAGACGATATCAGCAGGTTCATCGTCCGCTCCAAATGGTTCGAACGGAGTACCGACTAGCCATACGATATCAGCAGCAATTTGTTCCAGGAGAAATGTGGCGATCCGCGCGCTACTTAGGGTAGGATctttggtatccgtccggcagAGCAACGAACCAACCAAGCTCCTGTGTAATTAGAATTGGACAAGCTCATATTTTACGGACCATTCCCGAAAAGTTTCGTCAATTACATTATTCTACACCGCACCGCTCAACAAATTCTACATTAAGTATAATCCCAGAGAAATAGGAATGTGATGATAGCTCTACTTTAGACCCTTATTCAATGCCCATCTAGACGCTTGGCTTCTACCTAAACGGCCAGAGGCCACTCCTTAGCTGCTTTCTAAGAATCCACCATCCGTGTCAATTTTCTCTGAAAATAAACAGCGACCAATGCCCTCCAAGGCAAGTGATATGGGTCCCAGGTAACGGTAGTGTACCTGCACAGCTGACGAAATAGCGAAAAAGGACACTTAACCAAATAAGGTACATGCTGGTTTGTGTATACTTTCAGTGAGAATGTGAATTCCATATCGACACTGGAAATCCGAGGTAGGTCCCTCATTTATTTTAAATGCCAGTTTATTTGAATGCTATCGAGTCACAGTCTGATGGGTGCCAATCTACTGATATCTGTCGGACCTCTAGGGACAAAGAGCAGGTAAAAAGTGTTGAGCACGGCTCACTTTTCAAAATTGGTCTTCGATTTTTATTTACCAACAACGGACGGTGATATTGGTGCATGGTGATTCGGTAACCGGATACACAAAATCACCAGTCGCATCGGTAAACAGCGAACGGTATGTTTATTCACGCCTAGTCTTTGGTTATATTAAAAGTAGTTGGCAACCGAAGTCGTCAACCGGATTGTCAAAAGCGGAGGGCCGTGTCAGGTGTGGATAAATGTATGGAACTCACCTTCTCAATTGAAGTCGCGTCTTTGATACATTTCTTTAGTGCAAAATATTTCCCTTTAAGTCTAAGGTGAGCtaaacaatttgaaaattttaagcatagAAAGCCTCAAGGTCAATGTGGGACTTTAACCAGCACTTAAACTCCTATCGTCTAAGCACCATTTCCCCCCGGTACTGGCGTCAAGTACTCCGTCGGACGGTAGGTGGAGCACCAGGCTCTACGTCCGTTGGGATCACGTTGCAGTACTTTCTCAGTCACAGGGCGTCGTATTAGCTAGGGTTGAAACACGTATACGTATTCGCCGTATTCTTCCCGCCCTTGCTAATTACATCTGTGTCTTAAAGGGTAAAGGACCATGAAATTCTTCCGGTAGGCGAGTGTGCCGTGAATGAAATGCTTGCAAGTGATCACTTGCGTTGTCTCCGTACCTTTCATTCGCTTATTGATCGCGTTTAATGTTAAGGCTTTTGTAGAGTCCCCTATAGGTATGACAGTTTGGAATAATGCTGAATCAGTGTGAGGTTGCATTGTTGGATAGGAAAGTAATTGCGCTGCAGTGATGTTAAGAACAAAACTTTAACGAAAAATTCACAATCCTTTGAATGATTCAGTGAAATTCGAGTCATATACTTACCTTAAACCCCGGCCCATTAGTTGTGGAACAGTAATATTCATCAAGGGCTGAATCTAATACCAATGACAAACCCATCGTCACGCCTGTTCCGGATGCTGCACGTGGTGTGTATTTGGGTGGTAAATCTGATGGATAACCAGTTTCTGGATTCCAATCGATCGGTTTTCTAGCTTTATTGGGTTTCCGCATATTTGAAGTTCTAACGGTACTGAAAATAACAATAACATTAAcaaagttgtatgaaaattaatttCACTTATTCAGTCACCTGCGCGTTAATAGGAAATTAGGCTGCAAAATATTGAAAACGCAACAAAAACCTTCATCCGAAATAATCTCTTGAAAGAGATCTGAACAGTTTCCTCCATCCGCGCCATACGAGCAGGATAGCAACATTTTCGAACATGGTTGAGCGTGCTTGAAATGAAAAGATAGAAATTACTTCCAGTGTGGTGAGAGTGGAACAAGAGGGTAATATCGGAAAGCTGAAATACGTTCGTCATTTATTAGTTCTTTCAAATAGCTCATTCATAAAACTGGGTACAGGTTAAGTTCAGAATACGAATCAATCGATCTAAGTAAAACTTTATAAACTCATTCTTAACTGGACAGTCTATATAGTTTCTCCACATGGGTTGCTATTATTTCATTTATTACTTCCGACGGCAAGGCGGATATCGGGCCATTAGCAGCAAAATAGCGTTCACATGGACAGCGGCACATAAGGACAATTTCTTGAACTAAGTATTAAGTGCACTTGTCACTTGTTAAATCTAGTTCAAAGTTCACAAGCTGGGCAAACACAACTTTTGGATTATTTTGCGATAATTTGGTGACCATTTCAGGATTgtttttggggatcatttcggaaATGTTTggaagtaggttaggttaggtttaactggccggtccatcAGAACCTCACATAGAGTGAATGAGTCTGTagttttaccaaaaatttattttaacgacaaaactgaaaacccctatgaaaaaccaggacctatgttataaaataactccgtcctcttggcaaatactagaagcttcttaggacttaagccacttgctgcttctagatctgacagctgtatcactcctaatatctggagtcttagcctggcaagtacagGGAACGTGCAcaaaacgtgt from Eurosta solidaginis isolate ZX-2024a chromosome 3, ASM4086904v1, whole genome shotgun sequence includes these protein-coding regions:
- the ppk12 gene encoding pickpocket protein 28, producing MESSKETKKIIKTYCRGNLKRFLRETTLHGLKYLADDSITLWEKSFFMCAFLAAIITTANLIVNVYAKWISTPVIIGISPHATSILNIPFPAITVCNMNQVLAGRVANYTPESEEGALLKIFCNSGVFSEDKVWEAPNFKNNNLKFEDFLNEHAQPCSKMLLSCSYGADGGNCSDLFQEIISDEGFCCVFNILQPNFLLTRSTVRTSNMRKPNKARKPIDWNPETGYPSDLPPKYTPRAASGTGVTMGLSLVLDSALDEYYCSTTNGPGFKVGIHSPIESTSIKETAYVFPVGYETRVRIEVVSSEATENLRTMPREDRQCLFNGEENLLFYAHYSRRNCESECQVKFIYEQCKCQPFNLPLIYENATICGVQQVRCVQKVDDLWMKGTSGGDVCWDRCLPPCFDLSYKADATMSPLRQFDYLTPPSILRNMSMDYVNKHVAVLHFYYRESVFHGNVKNVYVGFTEFLSNTGGIMGLFLGFSFISVAEIIYFAFMRPICELITTLRKRRMVARKKKSLLVTRSQLQPSHRIVKVN